The DNA sequence CAACCGTGCCCTCCTGATCACAAGAGACGACGACGGAGACTCCTCCACCTACCTGAGACTGCGCGTATTCCTTGAAGGAGCGGTTTCCACAAACACCGCCATCACCCTGCCCGACCCGTAACAACCCCCAACGCAATGCTATAATCCCCCTACCCATGCAACCCAAGCACAAAGCCTTTCTTTCCGCCGCCGCGCTGGTCGGCGCGGGCGCGGTGGCCGCCGGCGGGTTTTCCGCGACGCTGGAGGCGACCAACACAACGGAATTCTGCACCTCGTGCCATTCCATGCAGTGGGTCAAGGCGGAATGGCAGGACTCGCTCCATTTCATCAACGCAAGCGGCGCGCGCACGCAGTGCCAGGACTGCCATGTGCCGAATCCGCTGGGGCCGAAACTGCACGCCAAGTTGATGGCGGCGAAAGATGTGTGGCACGAGATTCTCGGCACGATAGACACGAAGGAAAAGTTCGAGGCGCACCGCTGGGCGATGGCCAACCGCGTGTGGCGGAGGATGGAGGCCAGCAACTCGCGGGAATGCAAGTCGTGCCATCTGTTTGAGGCGATGGACCTGGACGAACAGGACAAGACCGCGCGCAAGAAACACAAACGCGCCCACGCCAACGACGAGAACTGCATTGAATGCCACAAGGGCGTGGCCCACAAACGCCCGAGAAAACCCCGCCGCACCGCCGCGCGCTGAAGCGCCAA is a window from the Gammaproteobacteria bacterium genome containing:
- a CDS encoding NapC/NirT family cytochrome c; amino-acid sequence: MQPKHKAFLSAAALVGAGAVAAGGFSATLEATNTTEFCTSCHSMQWVKAEWQDSLHFINASGARTQCQDCHVPNPLGPKLHAKLMAAKDVWHEILGTIDTKEKFEAHRWAMANRVWRRMEASNSRECKSCHLFEAMDLDEQDKTARKKHKRAHANDENCIECHKGVAHKRPRKPRRTAAR